One Candidatus Afararchaeum irisae genomic window carries:
- a CDS encoding ABC transporter permease, with translation MKLKEILRISGRSIRAHRLRSSLTVLGVVIGIASVIVFSTFGASVRADVVGQIGTTNANNIYVFPGEDEHGAPTDFGASINPVFTTGDVEEISEIEGVKKVIPRGIIPVSSLSYANRTVAQQTVIATVPETFSQESVLEGRGFRSGSDEIVMNQPAAEAFGENVTVGSTVVMTDSSGEETELRVVGIVSSTQGEFVTGFGDAVPRFYLPSDPFYTTTVTVPGLGYDQKAYPQMTVVADTESVGETGDKIEEYLRQSSDASGLVPDNSGFTVQTSGDIIDEIQDVIDRITKFVTGIAVISLVVGAVGIANITLVSVTERTKEIGIMKSVGATNRDVVKLFLTEAVLLSTAGSVIGIPIGLGIAWGATVYAGVGFTPAVGWVVFSVFMGVTVGVVAGIYPAWRASKVNPIDALRYE, from the coding sequence ATGAAGCTGAAAGAGATACTACGTATATCCGGACGTTCGATACGTGCTCACCGTCTGAGGTCTTCTCTCACAGTCTTAGGTGTCGTGATCGGTATCGCGTCTGTGATAGTCTTCTCAACATTCGGCGCGAGTGTCAGGGCTGACGTCGTGGGTCAGATAGGCACTACGAACGCTAACAACATCTATGTCTTTCCGGGCGAGGACGAACACGGTGCCCCGACCGACTTCGGAGCCTCGATAAACCCCGTGTTTACGACGGGTGACGTAGAAGAGATCTCGGAGATAGAGGGGGTCAAGAAGGTGATACCGAGAGGAATAATTCCGGTGTCGTCCCTGTCGTATGCCAACCGGACAGTCGCACAACAGACAGTGATCGCCACGGTTCCCGAGACGTTTAGCCAGGAATCCGTCTTGGAGGGGCGTGGATTCAGGTCTGGATCCGACGAGATAGTCATGAATCAGCCCGCCGCAGAGGCGTTCGGGGAGAACGTCACAGTCGGCTCGACGGTGGTTATGACAGACTCGTCAGGCGAGGAGACCGAGTTAAGAGTAGTCGGAATAGTGTCGTCGACACAGGGCGAGTTCGTCACGGGATTCGGCGACGCAGTCCCGCGTTTCTACCTACCCTCAGATCCTTTCTACACCACGACAGTGACGGTACCGGGTCTCGGATACGACCAGAAAGCCTACCCACAGATGACTGTCGTCGCTGACACTGAAAGTGTCGGAGAGACGGGAGACAAGATCGAGGAGTACCTCAGACAGAGCTCCGACGCCTCGGGTCTGGTTCCCGACAACAGTGGATTCACGGTTCAGACGAGCGGCGACATAATAGACGAGATACAGGACGTCATAGACAGGATAACTAAGTTCGTGACGGGGATAGCCGTTATATCACTCGTAGTCGGCGCGGTCGGAATAGCTAACATCACACTCGTGAGCGTGACCGAACGTACGAAGGAGATTGGAATAATGAAGTCAGTCGGAGCTACCAACCGCGACGTCGTGAAGCTCTTCCTCACCGAGGCTGTCCTACTGAGCACCGCGGGATCAGTCATCGGAATACCCATCGGTCTCGGAATAGCCTGGGGTGCTACGGTCTATGCGGGTGTCGGCTTCACTCCCGCAGTCGGATGGGTCGTCTTCTCGGTCTTCATGGGAGTCACAGTCGGTGTGGTCGCGGGCATATATCCCGCCTGGAGGGCATCGAAGGTAAACCCCATAGACGCCCTCAGGTACGAGTAG
- a CDS encoding cyclase family protein, which translates to MQDLTHRVDDQTQTYPGDPDVEIEPDSVYSEDGYRVSRLSLGSHTGTHVDAPSHTEPDGDSLGSYGVESFVFESLRVDCRDLGSRESIGLERLPDLSADTSVDCLVFWTGWDRHWNTDRYLDHPYLSREAAEYCAEHGVAVGTDTLSPDPTPSEESHDTNTSFDAHSALLGEGCLIFENLTNLGKLPERFELRAYPLRLDTDASPVRAVGVRLSKTDGTV; encoded by the coding sequence ATGCAAGACCTGACCCATCGTGTCGATGATCAGACCCAGACGTACCCAGGAGACCCCGACGTCGAGATAGAGCCCGACTCGGTCTACTCTGAGGACGGATACAGGGTCTCACGTCTGTCGCTCGGAAGCCACACCGGAACACACGTCGACGCGCCGTCCCACACAGAGCCCGACGGAGACTCGCTCGGGTCGTACGGAGTAGAGTCGTTCGTCTTCGAGAGCCTACGTGTCGACTGCCGTGACCTGGGCTCGCGCGAGAGTATAGGTCTCGAACGTCTCCCTGACCTCAGTGCCGATACATCCGTCGACTGCCTAGTCTTCTGGACGGGCTGGGACAGACACTGGAATACCGACAGATACCTCGATCATCCGTATCTGTCGCGCGAGGCGGCTGAGTACTGTGCCGAACACGGGGTCGCAGTCGGAACCGACACACTCAGCCCCGATCCGACGCCCTCGGAGGAGTCCCACGACACTAACACGAGCTTCGACGCACACAGTGCTCTTCTCGGCGAGGGATGTCTGATCTTCGAGAACCTCACGAACCTCGGAAAGCTACCCGAGAGATTCGAACTCCGAGCCTATCCATTACGTCTCGATACCGACGCGTCGCCCGTGCGTGCTGTCGGGGTTAGACTCAGTAAGACAGATGGAACTGTGTGA
- a CDS encoding ABC transporter ATP-binding protein, with product MTHANSAPGDGSLSETVVEVADVVKRYDLGGTVKALDGVSVSLREGSYTAVMGPSGSGKSTLLNLIGGLDVPDEGEVRIRDEEIGSVTGDRRASLRGTEVGFIFQTFNLMPRLTAVENVALPLAFAGWGKEERLERARQSLDDVGLGDRYDHKPTQLSGGQRQRVAIARALAPDPSVVLADEPTGNIDTETGDEIMDLLSEIHDDGNTVLLVTHSRRIAEHAERIVHIRDGDVERVEDLRKGDRV from the coding sequence GTGACACACGCTAACTCAGCCCCGGGCGACGGCTCTCTGTCGGAGACGGTAGTCGAGGTCGCTGACGTCGTCAAGAGGTACGACCTCGGCGGCACCGTAAAGGCTCTCGACGGGGTCTCGGTGAGTCTGCGTGAGGGATCGTACACCGCAGTCATGGGTCCGAGCGGATCGGGTAAGAGCACTCTTCTGAACCTCATAGGCGGTCTAGATGTTCCCGACGAGGGTGAAGTGAGGATACGTGACGAGGAGATAGGGTCGGTTACCGGGGACAGACGTGCGTCCCTTAGAGGTACAGAGGTCGGATTTATATTCCAGACTTTCAACTTAATGCCTCGTCTCACAGCCGTCGAGAACGTCGCACTGCCTCTGGCTTTCGCCGGATGGGGAAAGGAAGAAAGGCTCGAACGCGCGAGACAGAGCCTCGACGACGTCGGCTTAGGAGACAGATACGACCACAAGCCGACCCAGCTTAGCGGAGGACAGAGACAGCGTGTTGCGATAGCACGCGCGCTTGCCCCGGACCCGTCGGTAGTTCTCGCCGACGAGCCCACGGGAAACATAGACACCGAGACGGGGGACGAGATAATGGATCTACTCTCGGAGATTCACGACGACGGAAACACGGTTCTCCTCGTGACACACTCACGCCGTATTGCCGAACATGCTGAGAGAATCGTACATATCCGTGACGGCGACGTTGAGAGAGTCGAAGATCTCAGAAAAGGGGATCGAGTATGA